ATCCAGTGTGGATACACGGAACATCTCGCCTGCACCTTCAGTGTCTGATGCGGTAATAAGCGGAGTCGAAACCCAGAAATAGCCTTGCTCGTCGAAGAAACGATGCAGCGCCTGCGCCAGAGTATGGCGAACACGGGCAACAGCACCGATCAGGTTCGTACGTGGACGCAGGTGCGCAACTTCACGCAGATATTCGATGCTGTGGCGTTTAGCCGCCATTGGATAGGTATCTGGATCGTCAACCCAACCGGTGACTTCAATTGCCGTTGCCTGAATTTCGAAGCTTTGGCCCTGGCCCGGGGAAGCAACCACCACACCGGTCACGATAACGGAGCAACCGGTAGTCAGGTGCAGGACGTCGTCATTGTAATTGGGCAGAGAATTATTAATGACGGCCTGTACAGGATCAAAGCAGGAACCGTCATAGACGGCAAGGAAGGAGATGCCAGCTTTAGAATCTCGGCGAGTACGCACCCATCCGCGCACGGTGACTTCTTGGTCAACGGCGACACGGCCCTGGAGTACGTCGGCTACAGGCACAACGCTCATAATATTCTCTCTGTTAATAGTCGGAAAAAATAAACACTTGTCCGCCCTCATAGGGGGGATATCTATGTTACCTGGCATCCGCCGTCAGACAAGCAGATTTCGCAGTCAAAAGAGAAGAAATCGGAAATAAATAGGAAGGAGGGAGCTGGTCAGGCTCCCGAAAGCGGTTAACTGGCTTTTTTAACCTGCGGCAAATCGAAGGCTTTACGTAATGCACGCACAAACGCTTTGTCATGGCAGATGGTTTTGCCTGGGCTGTCAGAAAGTTTCGCGACCGGCTTACCGTTACATTCCACCAGTTTTATGACGATGTTCAGTGGTTTCACCTGAGGGATATCGCAGGTCAGTCGTGTCCCGATCCCAAAACTCAGGTTAACTCTGGAGGAAAACTGGCGATAGAGATCGACAGCTTTCGGCAGATCAAGGTTGTCAGAGAAGACCAGCACTTTGCTCAGCGGGTCGATACCCAGTTTTTCATAGTGCGCGATAGCTTTCTCACCCCATTCTCCTGGATCCCCTGAATCATGACGTAATCCCTGATAGCGTGTGGCGAATTCGGGCCCAAAGTCACGCAGGAAGGCATCCATGGTAATGCAGTCAGTCAGTGCGATACCGAGCTGATCTGGATATTCATCGAGCCAGGCGGCCAGAGCCGCACGCTGGCTGGTTGCCAGATCGGGGCTGATTTGTTGATGCGCCTGGAACCACTCGTGAGCCTGAGTGCCCATCGGGGTCAGATCCAGACGACGGGCCAGATCATAGTTACTCGTGCCGACAAACCAGGACTCTTTTTGCAGGCGCTCAACAATGGCCTGCTGTACTTCGCGGGAGAAACGACGGCGCGTGCCAAAGTCCATCAACCGGAAGTGAGACATATCCAGTGTTTCGGTCAACTGAGTAAATTCAGCCAGTTTATGTTCCAGTGACGCTACGGCCTGTTCGACACCGGTTTCCGGTGAGCGGTAGCGGTGAACCAGTTCGCTAATGACCGCCAGAAGCGGGACTTCCCACATGATCACTTCGCGCCACGGACCTTCCAGGCGGATATGCAGCTTACCGTTGTTGTTGGTAACGGTCACTTGTTCCGGGTTATAGCGGAAATCACGTAGCCAGTTCAGGTAGTCTTGTTTAA
This sequence is a window from Enterobacter sp. RHBSTW-00994. Protein-coding genes within it:
- the pncB gene encoding nicotinate phosphoribosyltransferase, translating into MTQFASPVLHTLLDTDAYKLHMQQAVFHHYYDVHVAAEFRCRGDDLLGIYADSIREQVDAMRHLTLQDDEYQWLSGLPFFKQDYLNWLRDFRYNPEQVTVTNNNGKLHIRLEGPWREVIMWEVPLLAVISELVHRYRSPETGVEQAVASLEHKLAEFTQLTETLDMSHFRLMDFGTRRRFSREVQQAIVERLQKESWFVGTSNYDLARRLDLTPMGTQAHEWFQAHQQISPDLATSQRAALAAWLDEYPDQLGIALTDCITMDAFLRDFGPEFATRYQGLRHDSGDPGEWGEKAIAHYEKLGIDPLSKVLVFSDNLDLPKAVDLYRQFSSRVNLSFGIGTRLTCDIPQVKPLNIVIKLVECNGKPVAKLSDSPGKTICHDKAFVRALRKAFDLPQVKKAS